One window from the genome of Deltaproteobacteria bacterium encodes:
- a CDS encoding MBL fold metallo-hydrolase, which translates to MIVRFWGARGSIPVSGREYLKYGGDTTCLEIRTKDDEIIVIDAGSGIRRLGNRLIAENRNHFALLFTHAHWDHLMGFPFFKPIYVAGTSIAVYGCPFVQTSIKQMIANIMLPPYFPVDFSDLKADINYHETCDTIFTHQAVQVTTISLSHPNQGIGYKFFENGKNFIFLTDNELGHRHPGGLAYEDYVAFSYKADVLVHDAEYREEDYRITRGWGHSVYKQALQLAIDAQVTKFGLFHHNQERSDAAVDEIVADCRRIVKEQRASLECFAVHQDMELSI; encoded by the coding sequence ATGATTGTTCGCTTCTGGGGCGCGCGCGGGTCTATCCCCGTTTCCGGCAGGGAATATTTGAAGTACGGTGGAGACACCACCTGTTTGGAAATCAGGACCAAGGATGATGAAATAATCGTTATTGACGCTGGTTCCGGCATTCGTAGATTGGGAAACCGCTTGATAGCCGAAAACCGTAATCATTTCGCCTTGCTTTTTACTCACGCCCATTGGGACCATCTCATGGGATTTCCTTTTTTCAAACCGATCTATGTGGCCGGGACGAGTATTGCCGTGTACGGGTGTCCCTTTGTCCAGACTTCAATCAAGCAAATGATTGCCAACATCATGCTCCCTCCCTATTTTCCCGTTGATTTTTCCGATCTTAAAGCTGACATTAATTACCATGAAACCTGCGATACAATTTTTACGCATCAGGCCGTGCAAGTAACCACGATTTCCCTGAGTCATCCCAATCAAGGCATCGGCTACAAATTTTTCGAAAATGGGAAAAACTTTATCTTCCTTACGGATAACGAACTTGGTCATCGGCACCCGGGCGGCTTGGCCTATGAAGATTACGTTGCCTTTTCTTATAAGGCCGATGTCCTTGTTCATGATGCGGAATATCGGGAGGAGGATTACCGGATAACCAGAGGCTGGGGGCATTCCGTCTATAAGCAGGCCTTGCAATTGGCGATTGATGCCCAGGTAACAAAATTTGGTTTATTCCATCATAACCAGGAAAGATCTGATGCCGCCGTAGACGAAATCGTGGCGGATTGTCGTCGGATCGTCAAGGAACAAAGGGCTTCGCTGGAGTGCTTTGCCGTACACCAGGACATGGAGCTCTCCATATAA
- a CDS encoding peptidylprolyl isomerase yields MSENRGIEAIIKTNKGVIRLQLFADKAPLTVANFVNLVQRGFYNNLKFHRVISDFMIQGGCPQGTGTGGPGYKFRDEFSPGLRHDRPGILSMANSGPNTNGSQFFITHVPTPWLDGHHSVFGAIVGEEDMQVVNSISQNDRIDGITIDGDVAPLLAAFKPDLTAWNDKLNKS; encoded by the coding sequence ATGTCAGAAAACAGAGGTATCGAGGCAATCATCAAGACCAACAAGGGCGTTATCCGCTTGCAGCTTTTTGCAGATAAGGCACCGCTTACGGTGGCCAATTTTGTCAATCTGGTCCAGCGCGGGTTCTATAACAACCTTAAATTCCATCGCGTTATCAGCGACTTCATGATTCAGGGCGGATGTCCGCAGGGCACCGGAACCGGTGGACCGGGCTACAAGTTCCGCGACGAGTTCAGCCCGGGACTGCGCCACGACAGACCGGGCATATTATCCATGGCCAATTCCGGCCCGAACACCAATGGCAGTCAATTCTTTATTACCCATGTGCCCACGCCCTGGCTCGACGGCCACCACTCGGTGTTTGGGGCGATTGTCGGGGAGGAGGACATGCAGGTGGTAAACAGCATCTCCCAGAATGACCGCATTGACGGCATTACGATTGATGGTGACGTAGCGCCGCTTCTGGCCGCATTTAAGCCCGATCTGACCGCTTGGAACGATAAGCTGAACAAAAGTTGA
- a CDS encoding ammonium transporter, protein MNSGDTAWVLISSALVLLMTVGLAFFYGGLARRKNVLSIIMQCFIIMCVISLQWVLYGYSLAFGPDTGLGIIGGLAWLGLQGVGGQPNADYAATIPHQVFMIFQAMFAIITPALIIGAFAERIKFSAFLLFTILWSTLVYDPLAHWVWGTGGWLRDLGGLDFAGGIVVHVSSGVSALVMCILIGKRIGSDKQGYRPHNLPWTVMGAGMLWFGWFGFNAGSALAANGLAANAFVTTNTATAAAGLTWAIIEWHKHGAPTLLGTVTGAVAGMVAITPACGFVSPLNAIFIGIIVSVFCFFAITRIKARFGYDDALDVFGVHGVGGIWGTIATGLFAEKAINAVGADGLFFGGLHQFLVQVLLVIVAATYAVAVTWVLFKLIDALVGMRVERKDELIGLDLTQHNESAYTVLE, encoded by the coding sequence ATGAATTCAGGTGATACAGCATGGGTTTTAATCTCGAGCGCGCTCGTTCTGCTGATGACCGTGGGGCTGGCCTTTTTCTACGGAGGCCTGGCGAGAAGGAAAAATGTCCTGTCCATCATCATGCAGTGCTTCATCATCATGTGCGTGATCAGCCTGCAATGGGTTCTTTACGGCTATTCGCTGGCTTTTGGACCCGATACTGGCCTCGGCATCATCGGAGGCCTGGCCTGGCTTGGCCTCCAGGGTGTGGGCGGGCAACCCAATGCGGACTACGCCGCCACGATACCCCACCAGGTTTTTATGATCTTTCAGGCCATGTTCGCGATTATCACCCCCGCGCTGATAATCGGGGCCTTTGCGGAAAGGATCAAGTTTTCTGCTTTTCTCTTATTTACCATCCTTTGGTCAACACTGGTCTACGATCCCCTTGCCCATTGGGTATGGGGCACAGGCGGGTGGCTGCGCGACCTGGGAGGCCTGGATTTTGCCGGCGGAATTGTCGTCCACGTCAGTTCCGGCGTTTCCGCGCTGGTCATGTGTATCTTGATCGGCAAAAGAATCGGTTCCGATAAGCAGGGCTACCGACCGCATAATCTGCCCTGGACGGTTATGGGAGCGGGCATGTTATGGTTTGGGTGGTTCGGATTCAACGCCGGCAGCGCGTTGGCCGCCAACGGCCTCGCCGCCAATGCCTTCGTCACTACCAATACGGCCACCGCCGCCGCCGGCCTTACCTGGGCCATCATCGAATGGCACAAGCATGGAGCGCCCACACTGCTCGGCACCGTAACGGGCGCCGTGGCCGGCATGGTAGCAATTACCCCTGCCTGCGGTTTCGTTTCTCCGCTGAACGCCATCTTCATCGGCATCATAGTCAGCGTTTTCTGTTTCTTTGCCATTACCCGGATAAAGGCCCGTTTCGGATATGATGATGCCCTCGATGTCTTCGGCGTACACGGTGTCGGCGGCATCTGGGGGACGATTGCCACGGGGCTATTCGCCGAAAAAGCTATTAACGCAGTCGGCGCCGACGGACTCTTTTTTGGTGGCCTGCATCAGTTTCTCGTTCAGGTATTGCTCGTAATTGTCGCGGCAACCTACGCGGTGGCAGTTACCTGGGTACTCTTCAAGCTCATAGATGCCCTGGTCGGCATGAGGGTGGAGAGAAAAGACGAGCTTATCGGTCTCGATTTGACGCAGCACAATGAATCGGCCTATACGGTACTGGAATAG
- a CDS encoding P-II family nitrogen regulator has translation MKLIIAIIQPHKLDEVIHALEEIDVNLLTVTNVLGRGRQKGVTEIYRGAKEVGTLLKKVKLEIAVNEDFVEPTIGAITKGAHTGEMGDGKIFVLDLGECVRIGTGERGGPAIG, from the coding sequence ATGAAATTAATTATTGCGATAATTCAGCCCCATAAGCTTGACGAAGTGATCCACGCCCTGGAGGAGATAGATGTAAATTTACTGACCGTCACCAATGTCCTGGGACGGGGAAGACAAAAAGGCGTCACGGAGATTTATCGCGGGGCCAAAGAGGTGGGTACCCTGCTGAAAAAGGTCAAACTGGAAATCGCCGTGAACGAGGATTTCGTCGAACCAACCATCGGTGCCATCACCAAAGGGGCGCACACGGGTGAGATGGGCGACGGCAAAATCTTCGTGCTCGATCTGGGTGAATGCGTGCGCATCGGCACGGGCGAGCGGGGCGGCCCGGCAATAGGATAA
- a CDS encoding cupin domain-containing protein, translating to MIVRNINGPEAIATTYIAHGGGMARMVLTSSLLKSMEFFAYAVVPSGNELEEHIDPVEEIYFILYGGGLMRVGEDEQEVKAGDAVWIPAGDRHGLKNTGTETTAIIVVAAYPTR from the coding sequence ATGATTGTCCGAAATATCAATGGTCCGGAAGCCATCGCCACAACCTATATAGCCCATGGGGGTGGCATGGCCAGGATGGTGCTGACGAGCAGCCTTCTCAAGAGCATGGAGTTTTTTGCCTACGCTGTCGTCCCATCCGGTAATGAACTGGAAGAGCATATTGACCCCGTGGAGGAGATATACTTTATCCTGTACGGCGGCGGTCTCATGAGAGTGGGTGAGGACGAACAGGAAGTCAAGGCCGGTGACGCCGTCTGGATTCCCGCCGGGGACAGACACGGCCTGAAAAACACGGGGACAGAGACCACCGCAATCATCGTCGTGGCTGCCTATCCTACGCGTTAG
- a CDS encoding diacylglycerol kinase family protein: MIAYLQRRISSFACAIKGAAFLIRSQPHARIHLAATGAVFVLGLALNLQRLEWCLLIIAIIIVWVAEGMNTALEAIADAVHPAHHPLIGRAKDVAAAAVLISAVGAVLIGILIFGNHVKVWF; the protein is encoded by the coding sequence GTGATCGCCTATCTGCAGAGACGGATAAGCAGTTTTGCTTGTGCCATCAAGGGCGCGGCGTTCTTGATCCGCTCTCAGCCCCACGCCCGGATCCATTTGGCGGCTACGGGGGCCGTGTTCGTCCTGGGACTCGCTCTCAATCTCCAGCGGCTGGAGTGGTGTCTCCTGATAATTGCCATCATAATTGTCTGGGTTGCCGAAGGGATGAATACTGCCCTGGAGGCCATCGCTGATGCCGTTCACCCTGCCCACCACCCGCTCATCGGTCGGGCGAAGGATGTTGCCGCCGCCGCGGTGCTGATTTCCGCCGTGGGAGCCGTTTTAATCGGAATTCTCATCTTCGGCAACCACGTCAAGGTCTGGTTCTAA
- a CDS encoding phosphatase PAP2 family protein, whose amino-acid sequence MKSRVKGANFPSNRWPSSQAIVFLLFLSMAGIFSVPSSWAADNLAICSPDRSDCERPQAIPGADLKLDMSYLKGYVGDTGKILTSPVRWDDREWYTAALVLSVTAGLYAYDQDLKDWVQRRRNRTTDDLAKVFTPFGNGLYTLPAAGFIYLYGEVQESEKAKRIGLLGAESIVLAGVFTGVVKIAGHRHRPNTGDQYNRWDGPGLSTDNLSFPSEHVSAAFALATVVAGESDGPYVAPAAYGMASLVALARVNDNEHWSSDVFLGAAVGYFTARAVLRYHKKKNSPLALLPDVSGDRYGILMLYRY is encoded by the coding sequence ATGAAAAGCAGGGTGAAAGGAGCTAACTTCCCGTCGAATAGGTGGCCAAGTAGTCAAGCCATTGTTTTTCTTCTATTTCTAAGTATGGCCGGCATTTTCTCCGTTCCGTCCTCATGGGCCGCAGATAACCTGGCTATTTGTTCCCCCGATCGGTCGGATTGCGAACGGCCTCAAGCGATTCCCGGCGCAGACCTGAAGCTGGACATGAGTTATCTAAAGGGATACGTCGGCGATACAGGCAAGATACTGACTTCTCCAGTGCGCTGGGATGACAGGGAGTGGTACACTGCGGCCTTGGTCTTGTCCGTGACAGCCGGCTTGTATGCCTATGATCAGGATCTCAAGGACTGGGTGCAGAGGCGGAGGAACAGGACCACCGACGACCTTGCCAAGGTATTCACACCTTTCGGCAATGGTCTGTATACTCTCCCGGCTGCCGGGTTTATTTATCTCTACGGGGAGGTACAGGAGAGCGAAAAAGCAAAACGGATCGGTCTGTTAGGAGCAGAAAGCATCGTTTTGGCCGGGGTCTTCACCGGGGTAGTCAAAATTGCCGGGCATAGGCATCGCCCGAATACGGGCGACCAGTATAACCGCTGGGACGGACCGGGATTATCAACTGATAACCTGTCTTTTCCTTCCGAGCATGTTAGCGCGGCCTTTGCCCTGGCAACGGTTGTTGCCGGAGAGAGTGACGGCCCCTATGTCGCTCCCGCGGCCTATGGGATGGCATCACTGGTGGCACTGGCTCGTGTGAATGACAACGAACATTGGAGTTCAGATGTCTTTCTTGGCGCCGCAGTTGGCTATTTTACCGCCCGCGCCGTTCTCCGTTATCACAAGAAAAAGAATAGCCCTTTGGCGCTGCTACCCGATGTCAGTGGCGACCGTTATGGGATTTTGATGTTATACCGATATTGA
- a CDS encoding carboxypeptidase regulatory-like domain-containing protein, translating to MINNSTLKCNKLFEAMYGCLLSVLLLLLLSGCGSGSDKTYSISGRITSAGSALAGVTVILAGDTSMSVTTDSNGYYAFSGVPGGTFTITPTLTGSPFRPLFRPAWLNGIDGTGFDFAVHFIGKMATATHTVYTKDDGTVWAWGNNNNGQLGDGSVTAKNTPVQISGLSDIISVAAGSGHTAALKNDGTVWAWGNNSNGQLGDGSMASRNTPAQINGLSSMTAIAAGDSHTVALKNDGTVWAWGNNINGQLGDGSTTQRNTPVQVSGLTSITAIAAGSGHTVALKNDGTVWAWGNNSSGQLGDGSATLKKNPVQVIGLSGMSIGTVTAIAAGYDHTVVLKNDGTVWAWGNNATGQLGNGNIQPSSTPVQVNGLSGVTAVAAGFGHTMALKSDGTVWTWGNNYKGQLGNGLTNGVAIDSATPVAVSGLSGVTDIAAGYEGSVALKGALTGDGTVWAWGSNVYGQLGNGLTVDSATPVRTSLP from the coding sequence GTGATAAACAATAGCACGTTGAAGTGCAATAAGCTTTTCGAGGCGATGTATGGTTGCCTGTTAAGCGTGCTGCTGCTGCTGCTGCTTTCAGGTTGTGGGAGTGGCAGCGATAAGACATACAGCATTTCGGGCCGGATTACGTCCGCCGGGTCAGCGCTGGCCGGCGTAACGGTAATTCTGGCCGGTGACACTTCAATGAGCGTAACGACAGATTCAAATGGTTATTATGCCTTTAGCGGAGTGCCTGGCGGCACGTTCACGATAACGCCCACATTGACGGGATCACCTTTTCGCCCGCTATTCCGTCCTGCTTGGCTGAACGGCATTGACGGCACGGGATTCGATTTTGCTGTTCATTTTATTGGCAAGATGGCAACGGCGACCCACACGGTTTATACAAAGGACGACGGTACGGTTTGGGCATGGGGCAATAACAATAATGGGCAGCTGGGCGATGGGAGCGTAACGGCGAAAAACACCCCGGTGCAGATTAGCGGGCTGTCGGATATTATATCCGTTGCGGCGGGCTCCGGTCACACCGCGGCCCTGAAAAACGACGGCACAGTCTGGGCGTGGGGCAATAACAGCAATGGACAACTGGGTGATGGGAGCATGGCGTCAAGAAACACCCCGGCGCAGATAAACGGGTTGTCGAGTATGACGGCCATAGCGGCAGGAGATAGCCACACCGTGGCCCTGAAAAACGACGGCACGGTATGGGCATGGGGCAATAACATTAATGGCCAGTTGGGCGATGGGAGCACGACTCAAAGAAATACCCCGGTACAGGTAAGTGGGCTGACGAGTATAACAGCCATAGCGGCAGGTTCCGGTCACACCGTGGCGCTGAAAAACGACGGCACGGTCTGGGCGTGGGGGAATAATAGTAGTGGACAGCTGGGCGATGGCAGTGCGACGTTAAAAAAAAACCCGGTGCAGGTAATAGGACTCAGCGGAATGTCTATTGGAACGGTGACCGCCATCGCTGCCGGTTATGATCACACAGTGGTCTTGAAGAATGACGGCACGGTCTGGGCATGGGGGAATAATGCCACTGGTCAACTTGGCAACGGGAACATTCAGCCGAGCAGTACCCCGGTGCAGGTAAACGGACTTTCGGGGGTGACAGCCGTGGCCGCAGGCTTTGGCCACACTATGGCCCTGAAAAGCGATGGCACGGTCTGGACATGGGGAAATAACTACAAGGGTCAGCTTGGTAATGGCCTTACGAATGGTGTTGCGATTGACAGCGCCACCCCGGTAGCGGTAAGCGGCCTGTCGGGTGTGACGGATATTGCCGCTGGCTATGAAGGCTCGGTAGCCTTGAAGGGCGCCTTAACGGGTGACGGCACGGTCTGGGCATGGGGCAGCAATGTTTATGGTCAGCTTGGCAACGGGCTAACGGTTGATAGCGCCACCCCGGTGCGGACAAGTCTACCATAG
- the rpmH gene encoding 50S ribosomal protein L34, protein MKKNLTNFSNTKRKRTHGFLVRMATKGGRLVLNRRRAKGRKKLAV, encoded by the coding sequence ATGAAGAAGAATTTAACGAATTTTTCCAATACCAAAAGAAAAAGGACGCACGGCTTTCTCGTGCGCATGGCCACCAAAGGGGGACGACTGGTCCTGAACAGACGACGGGCCAAAGGCAGGAAGAAACTGGCCGTTTAG
- the rnpA gene encoding ribonuclease P protein component, translating to MGINAFRPDEKIRKRLEYLSIYQKGTRTYTHHFTIVAQKNELGYGRLGITVSKKVGDAVRRNRIKRLIREFFRLNKTWLVASRDIVVIGKKGMPRLSYQDVCKELAVLVSN from the coding sequence ATGGGAATAAATGCCTTTCGCCCGGATGAGAAGATTCGCAAGAGACTGGAATATTTGTCAATATATCAAAAGGGGACGAGGACTTACACGCACCACTTCACCATCGTCGCTCAGAAAAACGAGTTGGGATACGGAAGGTTAGGAATAACGGTTAGCAAGAAGGTCGGTGATGCCGTTCGTCGTAACAGGATAAAACGGCTGATAAGAGAGTTCTTCCGGTTGAATAAAACCTGGCTGGTCGCCTCTCGAGACATCGTCGTCATCGGCAAAAAGGGCATGCCCCGCCTGAGTTATCAGGATGTTTGCAAGGAATTAGCAGTCCTTGTGTCCAATTAA
- the yidD gene encoding membrane protein insertion efficiency factor YidD, with amino-acid sequence MITRIAGRIFICSIRVYQLCISPLLIPCCRFYPTCSEYAITAIRRHGPLKGLLFSARRIFRCHPFHPGGYDPVK; translated from the coding sequence ATGATTACCAGGATAGCAGGCAGGATTTTCATCTGCTCTATAAGGGTTTACCAGCTCTGTATTTCTCCCTTGCTAATACCTTGTTGCCGTTTTTATCCTACCTGTTCCGAATATGCCATCACTGCGATCAGACGCCATGGCCCGCTCAAGGGGTTGCTTTTCTCCGCCCGACGTATTTTTCGTTGTCACCCCTTCCATCCCGGTGGTTACGATCCAGTGAAATAA
- the yidC gene encoding membrane protein insertase YidC has translation MDKKSILAIALSFAVLYIYQAFFVKPPPPPKKPAATQEQAATVADKGTINVVASRAATSINAVPAGIVSLQQRQGIDDKNIPLETDEYSAVFSTRGAALKSFQLKKYRTSIDKNAKLIELVKTRADLPAPLTVSFGGSDFNIPDNALYEARGAANAAQNPDEGGQLIFTLEYPGLLKVEKIYRFHRGKYNFDLEVRTTNLTNNAVNQVTSLNWHELIDQNAKPDEYGHDGPVSMVAKNIEREDLKKMASSKTMGPDVSWGGFETKYFIAAMIPQTPSLTTLSLTKDAQNTVSVTLKSPKTLIPPGQTGSNSYSLYLGPKDHSLLSASNAGLENAIDFGDWLKWLAMPLLISLKFIYNNFIHNYGIAIILLTLIIKIIFWPLGNKSYRSMKEMQKLQPKIAEMREKYKDDKARISQEMMALYKSHKVNPLGGCLPMVIQIPVFFGLYKTLLFAIELRHSPLIWWIQDLSAKDPYYITPIIMGATMFVQQKMTPPAGDPMQAKIMLFMPIIFTVMFLNFPSGLVIYWLFNNIISIGQQYYINKQPA, from the coding sequence ATGGATAAAAAGAGTATTCTCGCCATCGCTCTGTCATTTGCGGTCTTGTATATTTACCAGGCCTTTTTCGTTAAACCCCCGCCGCCGCCCAAGAAACCGGCAGCGACTCAAGAACAGGCCGCAACCGTCGCCGATAAAGGGACGATCAATGTGGTGGCCAGTCGCGCCGCAACTTCAATAAACGCGGTGCCCGCAGGCATCGTTTCCCTGCAACAGCGGCAAGGTATTGATGATAAAAATATTCCCCTGGAAACGGACGAATACAGCGCCGTCTTTTCCACCCGCGGCGCCGCCTTAAAATCGTTCCAGTTGAAAAAATACCGGACCAGCATTGATAAAAATGCCAAGCTTATCGAACTGGTAAAGACTAGAGCCGACCTTCCCGCCCCACTCACCGTCTCCTTTGGCGGGTCCGATTTCAACATTCCCGATAATGCTCTTTATGAAGCCCGGGGGGCGGCAAACGCCGCCCAGAACCCCGACGAGGGCGGACAATTAATATTTACCCTGGAATATCCCGGTCTCCTTAAGGTCGAAAAGATATACCGGTTTCATCGCGGAAAGTATAATTTCGACCTGGAAGTAAGGACCACCAACCTGACGAACAACGCGGTAAACCAGGTGACCAGCCTCAACTGGCACGAACTCATAGATCAGAATGCCAAACCGGATGAATATGGCCATGACGGACCGGTTTCCATGGTGGCTAAAAATATTGAGCGCGAAGATCTTAAGAAAATGGCGTCCTCCAAGACCATGGGACCTGATGTTTCCTGGGGAGGATTTGAAACTAAATATTTCATCGCCGCAATGATTCCCCAGACCCCTTCCCTGACCACGCTATCTCTGACCAAGGATGCCCAGAATACTGTCAGCGTGACTCTGAAATCGCCAAAAACCCTCATACCGCCGGGGCAAACGGGATCTAACAGCTACTCCCTTTATCTGGGCCCCAAGGACCACAGTCTCCTTTCGGCCAGTAACGCGGGGCTGGAAAACGCCATTGACTTCGGCGATTGGCTCAAGTGGCTCGCCATGCCCCTTTTGATCTCCCTTAAGTTTATCTATAATAACTTCATCCATAATTACGGGATCGCCATTATCCTGCTGACGTTAATTATCAAAATTATTTTCTGGCCGCTGGGCAACAAGAGCTATCGGTCCATGAAAGAAATGCAAAAGCTGCAACCCAAAATAGCCGAAATGCGCGAAAAATATAAAGACGATAAGGCCCGCATCAGCCAGGAGATGATGGCCCTTTACAAGTCTCACAAAGTTAACCCCCTGGGCGGCTGTCTCCCGATGGTTATCCAGATCCCCGTTTTTTTCGGCCTCTACAAGACGCTTCTTTTTGCCATCGAACTGCGTCACTCCCCCTTGATCTGGTGGATACAGGATCTCTCCGCTAAAGATCCCTATTACATTACCCCGATCATCATGGGGGCCACCATGTTTGTGCAACAGAAGATGACGCCTCCGGCGGGCGATCCGATGCAGGCCAAAATAATGCTTTTCATGCCGATCATTTTTACGGTGATGTTTTTGAATTTCCCCTCCGGACTGGTAATCTACTGGTTATTCAACAATATTATCAGCATCGGGCAGCAATATTACATCAATAAGCAACCCGCCTGA
- a CDS encoding protein jag: MQVLEFEGKTIDEAIERACNEWQVSRGKLNIEIIAEGTSGFLGLLGGKKAKIKASLLSLEEELNSPAVRSETPSPVKAAKMPADSSPKSPAAPFPETELTEGKTAARAKTILEGILSHMNLDCPVTTLETGEKIILNITGNGDGLLIGRRGQNLDALQYIVNKAVHKSGNGRKMIIVDTESYRQRREESLTELAAKIGEKVKKTRKAVTLNYLNAHNRRIIHMALQDDLGITTKSRGEGEYRKIIIVPANKD, encoded by the coding sequence ATGCAAGTACTGGAATTTGAAGGTAAAACAATAGATGAAGCCATCGAGAGGGCCTGTAATGAATGGCAGGTTTCCCGCGGGAAACTTAACATAGAAATTATTGCGGAAGGAACTTCCGGATTTCTCGGTCTGCTGGGAGGCAAAAAAGCAAAGATCAAGGCCTCCTTGCTGTCCCTGGAGGAGGAGCTGAACAGCCCCGCGGTGAGATCGGAAACCCCGTCTCCGGTTAAAGCGGCGAAAATGCCGGCAGATTCATCCCCTAAGTCTCCCGCCGCACCTTTCCCGGAAACAGAACTAACCGAAGGTAAGACGGCCGCCCGCGCCAAGACGATCCTCGAGGGCATCCTGTCCCACATGAACCTTGATTGCCCGGTAACAACCCTGGAAACAGGAGAGAAAATCATCCTCAACATCACGGGTAATGGCGATGGACTGCTGATCGGTCGGCGCGGACAGAATCTTGACGCCCTGCAATACATCGTCAACAAGGCGGTGCATAAGTCCGGGAATGGCCGGAAGATGATCATCGTAGATACGGAATCTTATCGTCAGCGGCGGGAAGAATCACTGACCGAGCTCGCCGCCAAGATTGGCGAGAAGGTAAAAAAGACCAGGAAAGCGGTAACTCTTAACTATCTAAACGCCCACAATCGTCGCATTATCCATATGGCCTTGCAGGATGATTTGGGCATTACCACCAAGAGCCGGGGCGAAGGCGAATATCGAAAAATCATCATCGTGCCGGCAAATAAGGATTGA